The following are encoded together in the Oceanobacillus zhaokaii genome:
- the map gene encoding type I methionyl aminopeptidase, giving the protein MIVKTEEELQALREIGKICGEIRDELVQKTKPGVTTKELDELAGELFEKAGAISAPKGEYDFPGYTCISVNKEVAHGIPGKRVIKDGDLVNIDVSASKNGYFADTGISFVVGEGDEKSIKVCEVAKLAFDAGLEKIKPGAKKSGIGKAVERTAKNHGLTVIKNLTGHGIGTRIHEAPDHIYNYNDRWDDEILKEGMVIAFEPFISTREEEVFQEDDGWTFATENSQVAQYEHTIIISNDGPIIITL; this is encoded by the coding sequence ATGATAGTAAAGACAGAAGAAGAACTGCAAGCACTGAGAGAAATCGGTAAGATTTGTGGCGAGATTCGTGATGAATTAGTACAAAAAACGAAACCGGGCGTAACGACGAAAGAACTGGATGAGCTTGCAGGGGAGCTATTTGAAAAAGCAGGTGCAATATCAGCGCCAAAAGGGGAATATGACTTTCCTGGGTATACTTGTATAAGTGTTAATAAAGAAGTGGCACATGGCATTCCTGGTAAGCGTGTCATAAAAGATGGTGATCTGGTTAATATTGATGTGTCAGCTTCTAAAAATGGCTATTTTGCGGATACAGGCATCTCTTTTGTAGTAGGTGAAGGAGACGAAAAATCAATAAAGGTATGTGAGGTGGCAAAACTCGCATTTGATGCAGGACTGGAGAAAATTAAACCAGGTGCTAAAAAAAGTGGAATCGGAAAAGCAGTGGAGAGAACAGCGAAGAATCATGGGTTAACTGTGATTAAAAACTTAACAGGACATGGAATTGGAACAAGGATTCATGAAGCACCAGATCATATTTATAATTATAATGATAGATGGGATGATGAAATATTAAAAGAAGGAATGGTTATTGCCTTTGAACCATTTATTTCGACTCGTGAAGAAGAAGTATTTCAAGAAGATGATGGTTGGACATTTGCGACAGAGAATAGTCAAGTTGCACAGTATGAGCATACGATAATCATTTCGAATGATGGACCAATTATTATAACACTTTAA
- a CDS encoding DUF1992 domain-containing protein, producing MYIFVEEKIKEAVDNGEFDNLPGKGKPLNLKDDLAGLSPELKMGYKILKNAGYIDEKTAHNKDKLTFNDLMHSATGTADKNISEKRKQYEAFVQSKKLHTNPSFRKYAKRIIAKLLG from the coding sequence ATGTATATCTTTGTTGAAGAGAAAATAAAAGAAGCAGTGGATAATGGAGAATTTGATAACCTGCCTGGAAAGGGAAAACCTTTAAATTTAAAGGATGATTTAGCAGGACTGTCTCCAGAGCTTAAAATGGGCTACAAGATTCTTAAAAACGCTGGTTATATCGATGAAAAAACAGCTCATAATAAAGATAAACTTACATTCAATGATTTAATGCATAGCGCAACTGGCACAGCAGATAAGAACATTAGCGAGAAACGCAAACAATATGAAGCATTTGTACAGTCGAAAAAGCTACATACGAACCCCTCATTTCGCAAATATGCGAAGAGAATTATTGCGAAACTATTGGGTTAA
- a CDS encoding ribonuclease H-like YkuK family protein, which produces MTNFKLLNYTFQNLSQKEMSFEEVFQNIVQFMKKDPIGNFRLIFGTDSQIHSTYTRFITGIVIQRETKGAWACIRKVVVPRKMLNLHERISYETTLTEEIVSMFSENRKNQLIDIVLPHIYKGSSFTIEGHIDIGSGNRNKTRVFVNEMVMRMESLGIEPKIKPDSFVASCYANRYTK; this is translated from the coding sequence ATGACAAACTTTAAATTATTAAATTATACTTTTCAGAACTTAAGTCAGAAGGAAATGTCTTTTGAAGAAGTTTTTCAGAATATCGTTCAATTTATGAAAAAGGACCCTATTGGTAACTTTCGCTTGATCTTTGGAACAGACTCCCAAATTCATTCAACCTACACAAGATTCATAACTGGGATTGTAATCCAGCGTGAAACAAAAGGCGCATGGGCTTGTATTCGCAAAGTAGTTGTCCCAAGAAAAATGCTAAACCTTCATGAAAGAATCTCCTACGAAACAACTCTAACAGAAGAAATTGTCTCTATGTTTTCAGAAAATCGAAAAAACCAATTAATCGACATTGTCTTACCTCACATTTATAAGGGATCCTCATTCACGATTGAAGGGCATATTGATATAGGCTCAGGCAATCGAAATAAAACTAGAGTATTTGTTAATGAAATGGTCATGCGAATGGAATCGTTGGGGATTGAACCAAAGATTAAACCAGATTCATTCGTCGCAAGCTGCTATGCCAATCGTTATACAAAGTAA
- a CDS encoding coenzyme F420-0:L-glutamate ligase has product MERVVGTVVRGLRGPIINQGDNIEQIVVDSVLQASKQEGFSIQEQDIVALTESIVARAQGNYATIDHIAKDVESKFGDDTIGVIFPILSRNRFANCLRGIAKGAKKIVLMLSYPADEVGNHLVSIDLLDEKGVNPWTDVLTEKQFRDYFGYIKHTFTGVDYIEYYKSLIEEYGIECEVIFSNNAKTILDYTKSVLTCDIHTRFRTKKILNDNGGEKVYSLDNILSNSIDGSGYNEEYGLLGANKSTEEGVKLFPRDCQPIVDNIQMILKEKTGKNVEVMIYGDGAFKDPIGKIWELADPVVSPAYTSGLNGRPNEVKLKYLADNNFAGLKGEELQKAISEYIKNKDADLVGAMEAQGTTPRKLTDLIGSLADLTSGSGDKGTPFVFIQGYFDNYTK; this is encoded by the coding sequence ATGGAAAGAGTAGTTGGTACGGTTGTTAGAGGGCTACGTGGTCCAATCATTAATCAAGGTGATAATATTGAGCAAATCGTTGTAGATAGTGTATTACAAGCATCAAAGCAAGAAGGGTTCAGCATTCAAGAACAGGATATCGTTGCACTTACAGAATCAATCGTTGCCCGAGCGCAAGGGAACTATGCAACAATTGATCATATTGCAAAAGATGTGGAATCGAAATTTGGTGATGATACAATTGGTGTCATCTTCCCTATCTTAAGTAGAAATCGATTTGCAAACTGCCTTCGCGGAATTGCGAAAGGAGCAAAGAAGATTGTCTTAATGCTTAGCTATCCAGCTGATGAAGTTGGAAACCATCTAGTGAGCATTGATTTGCTGGATGAAAAGGGTGTAAATCCTTGGACAGATGTGTTAACTGAAAAGCAATTCCGTGATTACTTTGGTTATATAAAACATACGTTTACTGGTGTTGACTATATTGAATATTATAAATCACTTATTGAAGAATATGGTATTGAATGTGAAGTAATCTTCTCGAATAATGCCAAGACGATTTTAGATTATACCAAAAGCGTGCTGACATGTGATATCCATACAAGATTTAGAACGAAGAAGATTTTAAATGACAATGGTGGAGAAAAGGTTTATAGTCTGGATAATATACTATCCAACTCCATTGATGGCAGCGGATATAATGAAGAATATGGCCTTTTAGGAGCGAATAAGTCAACGGAAGAAGGGGTTAAGCTTTTCCCGCGGGATTGCCAGCCAATCGTTGATAATATTCAAATGATACTTAAAGAAAAAACAGGTAAAAATGTGGAAGTCATGATATATGGTGATGGTGCATTTAAAGATCCAATCGGGAAAATCTGGGAACTTGCTGATCCAGTTGTGTCACCAGCATATACTTCAGGGCTTAATGGCAGACCGAATGAAGTAAAATTAAAATATCTTGCAGATAATAACTTTGCAGGTCTTAAAGGTGAGGAGCTTCAAAAAGCAATCTCTGAATACATTAAGAACAAAGATGCGGACCTTGTTGGGGCGATGGAAGCGCAAGGAACAACACCTAGAAAACTTACCGATTTGATTGGTTCACTAGCAGATTTAACTTCAGGAAGTGGAGATAAAGGAACACCATTCGTCTTTATTCAAGGTTATTTCGATAACTATACAAAATAA
- a CDS encoding DMT family transporter: MLRAYAWLTFCVIVWGSNFVFGKILVQYFSPTLLTMLRLLFIVLLLIGLSIYKKNLKRVNKIDLLALVFLGVIGVFINQWSFFMGLQTADSTTSALILATTPILTGFLAAVFLKEKLTIRMLAGSLLALIGIYLVVTKGNLTSLHFEKGLLWIVLTMITFAIMIIMTRLLSSRIDPLTITLYSNVVGFIVSIPFAFLLDNPPRISPRLSDWAFLIGTAIVVHGIATLIWNQNIRYVDASKASILSNLEPFVAMLMGLILLFKPITWLEILGSLIIVGGVVLSTYSKAR; the protein is encoded by the coding sequence TTGTTAAGAGCATATGCTTGGCTTACGTTTTGCGTTATAGTATGGGGCAGTAATTTTGTATTTGGGAAAATTTTAGTTCAGTATTTTTCACCAACCCTTTTAACTATGCTTAGACTTTTGTTCATTGTACTCTTGCTTATAGGTTTGTCGATATACAAAAAGAACTTAAAACGAGTTAATAAAATTGATTTACTTGCGTTAGTTTTCCTTGGAGTTATTGGTGTATTTATTAACCAATGGTCTTTTTTTATGGGATTACAAACTGCTGATTCAACAACATCGGCATTAATTTTAGCAACTACTCCTATATTGACTGGTTTTCTCGCTGCTGTTTTCCTCAAAGAAAAACTAACAATTCGAATGTTAGCGGGATCACTACTAGCTCTAATTGGAATTTACTTAGTTGTCACTAAAGGTAATCTAACTTCTTTACATTTTGAAAAAGGATTATTATGGATTGTCCTAACGATGATTACATTTGCCATTATGATAATAATGACAAGACTTCTATCAAGCAGGATAGACCCTCTGACCATTACTTTATATTCCAATGTAGTCGGATTTATTGTATCGATTCCTTTTGCATTTTTACTGGACAATCCGCCGCGAATAAGCCCTAGACTGTCTGATTGGGCATTCCTTATCGGTACCGCAATTGTTGTACACGGCATCGCGACACTAATCTGGAATCAAAACATTCGATATGTTGATGCTTCCAAGGCTTCCATCTTATCGAACCTAGAACCGTTTGTCGCAATGTTAATGGGCTTAATATTGCTATTCAAACCAATAACCTGGTTGGAAATCTTAGGCTCACTCATCATTGTAGGTGGAGTAGTGCTGTCAACGTATTCAAAAGCTCGATAA
- a CDS encoding efflux RND transporter permease subunit, which translates to MKGLVNFVLKNKLAVWLLTIIITVSGIYSGTQMKTETIPDISIPYLMVMGVYPGATPEQVMEDVSMPIEKAVEGLDDVKAVYSNSYSNMSSIQVEYDYGIDMDEAKRALESAIDTVTLPEGAEEPTITSISMNMMPVVALSVSSESKDIVDLTSTVEEIVVPNIEKLDGVASATITGQHIEEVELTYNEERMSELGLTEDNVKEMIQASDLAVSLGLYEFEEGEQAVAIDGKFMTAAELEEMVIPVEPTEANPSPFVNLSDIATVEVVGKVESVSRTNGEDAIAIQIVKDQQANTVDVVNDVKELVKEEQEKYEGLVIDISLDQGEPIESSVATMIEKALFGGLIAVLIILLFLRDFKSTIISIVSIPVSIFMSLLILNWLDITLNMMTLGAITVAIGRVIDDSIVVVENIYRRLHLRTEKLTGRALIREATIEMFKPILSSTLVTIAVFAPLVFVSGMVGELFMPFALTMAFALIASLLVAITIVPALSHTLFKKKLYSEKTESSHKEAGKLANWYKGILNWSLNHKIITSAISIILLIGSLALTPLIGFSFLGSEEEKVMYLTYTPDAGELEEDTLANIAVVEEELLKRDDIDILQLSVTDSADPMAAMSGGGSNGALMYVIFDPEMDDFPEVRTEIEEYVFNIGQSGEWKSQNFSSMGMSSNEISYTFYSENLDKLNEAVTMVEDVMNENDGLEDVSSTAEDAYVEYTFNVEQDELLQYGLTTGQIIMMLNPNATPEVLTTVEKDGDTLDVIVQQEQAEQPESVDDLLATEVPTAMGTTMPLSELVTVEEGITLNTLARSAGEYYATVSGTVLDDDVSKASSEVEESIDDLDLPKGVTVGVAGVTADMNEAFTQLGIAMLAAIAIVYFILVVTFREGVAPFAILFSLPFAVIGSFVGLLIAGETISVPVMMGLLMLIGIVVTNAIVLVDRIVRMERNGLVMREAILEAGSTRLRPILMTAIATIGALIPLAFGSAGGGGGLVSKGLGITVIGGLLSSTLLTLIVVPIAYEILSKLFKKNRKDEEEN; encoded by the coding sequence GTGAAAGGTTTAGTAAATTTTGTCTTAAAAAATAAATTAGCAGTGTGGTTGCTGACAATCATCATTACGGTATCTGGGATCTATTCTGGTACACAAATGAAAACTGAAACAATTCCAGATATTTCCATTCCTTATTTAATGGTAATGGGTGTATATCCTGGAGCAACTCCTGAGCAAGTAATGGAAGATGTGTCCATGCCAATAGAAAAAGCGGTAGAAGGACTTGACGATGTGAAGGCTGTTTACTCGAATTCATACTCGAATATGTCCAGTATTCAAGTAGAATACGATTACGGTATCGATATGGACGAAGCGAAACGCGCTTTAGAATCGGCGATTGATACAGTGACCCTGCCAGAGGGCGCTGAGGAGCCAACGATTACTTCGATTAGCATGAACATGATGCCAGTTGTGGCATTGAGTGTAAGCAGTGAGTCAAAGGACATTGTTGACTTAACATCTACAGTAGAAGAAATTGTTGTTCCAAATATTGAGAAGCTTGATGGTGTTGCATCTGCCACGATAACTGGTCAACATATAGAAGAAGTAGAGCTTACTTATAATGAAGAGAGAATGTCTGAGCTTGGTCTTACGGAAGATAATGTTAAAGAAATGATCCAAGCAAGTGATCTTGCTGTTTCATTAGGTCTTTATGAGTTTGAAGAGGGGGAACAAGCCGTTGCGATTGATGGTAAGTTTATGACCGCAGCGGAATTGGAAGAAATGGTTATTCCAGTAGAACCAACAGAAGCAAACCCTTCTCCATTCGTAAACCTTAGCGATATTGCAACAGTTGAAGTTGTTGGTAAAGTAGAATCTGTTTCTCGTACAAACGGTGAAGATGCAATCGCAATTCAAATTGTTAAAGATCAACAAGCAAACACGGTTGATGTTGTAAATGATGTAAAAGAGTTAGTTAAAGAAGAACAGGAAAAGTATGAAGGACTAGTCATTGACATTTCGTTAGACCAAGGGGAGCCAATCGAATCTTCGGTTGCAACTATGATTGAAAAAGCATTATTTGGTGGTCTAATTGCCGTATTAATCATTCTTTTATTCCTGCGTGATTTTAAATCAACGATTATCTCAATTGTTTCCATTCCAGTATCTATTTTTATGTCATTATTGATATTGAATTGGTTAGATATTACGTTAAACATGATGACCCTTGGGGCGATTACAGTTGCAATCGGTCGTGTAATTGATGACTCGATTGTTGTAGTCGAAAATATTTACAGGCGACTCCATTTAAGAACAGAGAAATTAACTGGGCGTGCATTGATTCGCGAAGCAACAATTGAAATGTTCAAGCCGATATTATCGTCTACATTAGTAACAATTGCGGTATTCGCACCACTTGTTTTCGTTAGTGGAATGGTTGGTGAGCTATTCATGCCATTTGCGTTAACGATGGCATTTGCATTAATTGCCTCATTACTTGTAGCAATTACAATTGTTCCTGCTCTATCTCATACTTTATTTAAGAAAAAATTATACAGTGAGAAGACAGAGAGCAGTCATAAAGAAGCTGGAAAATTAGCTAACTGGTATAAAGGGATACTTAACTGGTCGCTAAATCATAAGATTATTACTTCGGCAATTTCGATTATTTTATTAATCGGCAGCTTAGCGCTAACACCGTTAATCGGTTTTAGTTTCTTAGGCAGTGAAGAAGAAAAAGTAATGTATTTAACATACACGCCTGATGCTGGTGAGCTCGAGGAAGATACTCTAGCGAATATTGCAGTGGTTGAAGAAGAATTATTAAAGCGTGATGACATTGACATCCTGCAGCTATCAGTAACAGATAGTGCTGACCCAATGGCAGCAATGTCAGGTGGCGGATCGAATGGTGCATTAATGTATGTTATTTTTGATCCGGAAATGGATGACTTCCCGGAAGTGCGCACAGAAATTGAGGAATATGTGTTTAACATTGGCCAATCAGGCGAATGGAAGAGTCAGAACTTCTCATCAATGGGAATGTCTTCAAATGAAATCAGCTATACATTTTACAGTGAAAATTTAGATAAACTTAATGAAGCTGTAACGATGGTAGAAGATGTGATGAATGAAAATGACGGTTTAGAAGATGTTTCTTCAACAGCAGAGGATGCATATGTAGAATATACATTTAATGTTGAGCAAGATGAATTATTGCAATATGGGCTAACAACTGGGCAAATTATCATGATGTTAAACCCGAACGCAACACCAGAAGTTTTAACAACCGTCGAAAAGGATGGGGATACATTGGATGTAATTGTGCAGCAAGAGCAGGCCGAACAACCGGAATCGGTAGATGATTTGTTAGCGACAGAAGTACCGACAGCAATGGGTACGACAATGCCGCTTTCTGAGCTTGTCACAGTAGAAGAAGGTATAACATTGAATACACTTGCACGGAGCGCGGGTGAATACTATGCAACTGTTTCCGGAACTGTACTTGATGATGATGTTTCAAAAGCCTCTTCTGAAGTAGAGGAATCAATTGATGATTTAGATTTACCTAAAGGTGTGACTGTCGGTGTTGCTGGTGTAACTGCAGATATGAATGAGGCATTCACACAGCTTGGTATCGCGATGCTTGCAGCAATTGCGATTGTGTACTTCATTTTAGTTGTCACATTCCGTGAAGGTGTTGCTCCATTTGCAATTCTCTTCTCATTACCATTTGCTGTAATTGGTTCATTTGTTGGTCTGCTGATTGCAGGTGAAACTATTTCAGTACCTGTAATGATGGGGCTATTGATGTTAATTGGTATCGTCGTAACGAACGCTATCGTCCTTGTAGACCGAATTGTCCGGATGGAGCGCAATGGCTTGGTTATGCGTGAAGCGATTCTAGAAGCAGGAAGCACGCGTCTTCGCCCAATCCTTATGACAGCAATCGCAACGATTGGTGCCCTTATCCCACTAGCATTCGGTTCAGCTGGTGGTGGTGGTGGTTTAGTATCGAAAGGTCTTGGAATCACTGTAATAGGTGGGCTATTAAGTTCAACATTATTAACATTAATCGTTGTACCGATTGCTTATGAAATACTTTCCAAACTATTCAAGAAGAACCGAAAAGATGAAGAAGAAAATTAA
- a CDS encoding DUF72 domain-containing protein, with the protein MIYIGLTGWGDHYSIYPPQIKPKDKLSEYGSHFPIVEIDSSFYAVQSVHTVAKWVRETPETFRFVVKAYQGMTGHKREELPFESKKEMFQAFKESLKPFEEANKLAMVLFQFPPWFECRTENVNYLRYCKKMMGDIPIALEFRNQSWFNEQFYSSTLSFMKQEGWVHSIADEPQAGVGSIPIVPVATNEKRTLIRLHGRNFHGWTRPKNAETNWREVRYLYKYNEAELLEWKTRIKELAKQSKDILIVFNNNSGGDAAGNAKELQKLLDIEYDNLSPQQLRLF; encoded by the coding sequence ATGATTTATATTGGTTTAACAGGATGGGGGGATCATTATTCGATATACCCACCACAAATAAAACCAAAGGATAAGTTATCTGAATATGGCAGTCATTTTCCAATTGTTGAGATAGACTCATCTTTTTATGCAGTCCAGTCTGTTCACACTGTAGCTAAGTGGGTGCGTGAAACACCAGAGACATTCCGGTTTGTTGTGAAGGCATATCAAGGGATGACTGGGCATAAGCGGGAAGAACTGCCATTTGAAAGTAAAAAAGAGATGTTCCAAGCATTTAAGGAGTCTTTAAAGCCGTTTGAAGAAGCCAATAAGCTAGCCATGGTCCTTTTTCAGTTCCCACCATGGTTTGAATGCCGGACTGAAAATGTAAATTATTTAAGATACTGTAAGAAGATGATGGGGGATATCCCTATAGCACTCGAATTTAGAAATCAGTCTTGGTTTAACGAACAATTTTATTCAAGTACTCTTTCCTTTATGAAGCAAGAGGGTTGGGTTCATTCTATTGCTGATGAACCACAAGCGGGGGTTGGGTCTATTCCAATTGTACCCGTGGCAACAAATGAAAAAAGGACACTTATCAGGTTGCACGGGCGTAATTTTCATGGGTGGACGAGACCGAAGAACGCAGAAACGAATTGGCGGGAAGTGCGATACTTGTACAAATACAATGAGGCAGAGCTTTTGGAATGGAAAACAAGAATCAAAGAATTAGCGAAGCAATCAAAAGATATTCTGATTGTATTCAATAATAATTCGGGTGGAGATGCTGCAGGCAATGCAAAAGAGCTTCAAAAGCTTCTCGATATCGAATATGACAATTTATCACCACAGCAGCTTCGTTTATTTTAG
- a CDS encoding LysR family transcriptional regulator — protein MSSKLDLYKVFTKVGKSKSFSAAAQDLYMTQPAVSQAIMQLERELDTRLFTRTTKGVTLTNEGKLLFEYANSAINLIDVGEGKILEFKNLTAGELKIGVGDTISKYFLLPYLEAFHNQFPNIKFKIVNGTTSELCAILKSGEVDIAFCNFPVDEPRLVQIPCLTIHDIFVCGNKFQHLLTEPITFDALTNEPLILLEQESISRKYVDDFLSSNGITISPEIELGSHDLLLEFAKSNLGVACVTREFAKEYLDNGNLFEVPLSTEIPARSIGMCYLNSVSLSPSAMKFVESIKKQ, from the coding sequence ATGTCAAGCAAATTAGACTTATATAAAGTATTTACAAAGGTAGGAAAAAGTAAAAGCTTCTCTGCAGCTGCTCAGGACTTATATATGACACAACCTGCAGTGAGCCAAGCCATTATGCAATTAGAAAGGGAATTAGACACCCGGCTCTTCACTAGAACAACTAAAGGGGTTACCTTAACAAATGAAGGAAAGCTATTGTTTGAATATGCTAATTCAGCGATAAATTTAATCGACGTCGGTGAAGGAAAAATCTTAGAATTTAAAAATCTAACCGCTGGCGAATTGAAAATTGGTGTAGGGGATACCATTTCAAAATATTTCTTACTCCCATACCTCGAAGCATTTCATAATCAATTTCCAAACATTAAATTTAAAATTGTAAATGGAACAACGTCAGAGCTCTGTGCTATTTTAAAATCTGGAGAAGTCGACATTGCCTTTTGTAATTTTCCCGTTGATGAGCCAAGATTGGTACAAATCCCCTGCCTCACTATCCACGATATTTTTGTTTGCGGAAATAAGTTTCAACATCTCTTAACTGAACCAATCACCTTTGATGCACTAACAAACGAACCATTAATTTTACTCGAACAAGAATCAATCTCACGAAAGTATGTAGACGATTTCCTTAGCTCAAATGGTATTACCATTTCGCCAGAGATTGAACTCGGATCCCATGATTTATTATTGGAATTTGCCAAGAGTAATTTAGGTGTTGCCTGTGTAACGAGGGAATTTGCCAAGGAGTATCTAGATAATGGAAACTTATTCGAAGTTCCATTATCAACTGAAATACCAGCACGAAGTATAGGCATGTGTTATTTAAATAGTGTTTCCCTATCTCCTTCAGCGATGAAATTTGTTGAAAGTATAAAAAAACAATAG
- a CDS encoding TetR/AcrR family transcriptional regulator gives MVKKQLIMDKALELFAEQGFEATSVQQITEQCGISKGAFYLSFKSKDELISEMIDHFMIGIITNIDQVVKNTNNEELLYVFYYETFQSFDKHSDFTKVLIKEQTHTINKELLLKISYYNSLLERTILSIIESIYGDKIKQTKYDLLYCIKSFTGIYSELKLFYNVPFNLQSLAESFVEKTHLLAKHTTIPLISEEMVQAIKHPLNEDVTEEKLLEIIEKTIVEMKDSIEKDSLVLLKEELVEPALSPAIIKGLIENIRNQPECRWIAYLLQNFYSF, from the coding sequence ATGGTTAAAAAACAGTTAATTATGGATAAAGCATTAGAGCTATTTGCAGAACAAGGTTTCGAAGCAACTTCTGTCCAGCAAATAACAGAGCAGTGCGGCATTTCAAAGGGAGCATTTTACTTATCTTTCAAATCAAAGGACGAACTAATCTCAGAAATGATAGACCATTTTATGATAGGAATAATTACAAATATTGACCAAGTGGTCAAAAATACAAATAATGAGGAACTCCTCTATGTATTTTACTATGAAACATTCCAATCCTTTGATAAGCATTCTGATTTCACCAAAGTTCTTATAAAAGAGCAAACCCATACTATAAATAAAGAACTTCTCTTAAAGATCAGCTACTACAATAGCTTATTAGAAAGAACGATTTTATCGATAATTGAAAGTATCTATGGGGATAAAATCAAACAGACAAAATATGATTTATTATATTGCATTAAGAGTTTTACAGGTATTTACTCAGAATTAAAGCTATTCTATAATGTACCGTTCAATTTACAATCACTTGCAGAATCTTTTGTGGAGAAAACACATCTACTTGCGAAGCATACTACTATTCCATTGATTTCAGAAGAGATGGTCCAAGCTATAAAGCATCCATTGAATGAAGATGTAACAGAAGAAAAATTACTCGAAATCATTGAAAAGACAATAGTTGAAATGAAAGATTCCATTGAAAAGGATTCATTGGTCTTACTAAAGGAAGAATTAGTCGAACCAGCATTAAGTCCTGCCATTATAAAAGGATTGATCGAAAATATCCGAAACCAACCCGAGTGCAGATGGATTGCTTATTTACTTCAAAACTTTTATTCATTTTAA
- a CDS encoding ketoacyl-ACP synthase III, with translation MTNIRINAVEIYHPGQIVDNAHYIEHFKNKTGKDISNFLEIMGREERYIIDSPNENSITMAIEASKRVLKKSGLTGNDIDMIVFSTQVPEYTVPTNAMFVHHAIEAQKGTVIYDLNANCAGMTIAVEQASRYMLSSPHVKRALVVGSDYLSLLGNPDDAMTLANFGDAASAIILEKTEEENTGFIDGMFEVDSTNRNNILYPEKGLSKSLKDGENSDHMLWHPFDGTMSLPYVYEQFEEILNRNNLTIDDVDSFCLSQFALVNIERMQERFNIPNEKIVYVGDKYGYTGTSSPFISLYEGIESGRIKRGDLVLFWTIGGGHEFVTMLFRY, from the coding sequence ATGACTAATATTAGAATAAACGCTGTAGAAATTTATCATCCAGGACAAATCGTCGATAACGCTCACTATATCGAGCATTTTAAAAACAAAACAGGAAAGGACATTTCGAACTTCTTAGAAATCATGGGAAGAGAAGAAAGATATATCATTGATAGTCCTAATGAAAATTCCATAACGATGGCAATTGAAGCATCGAAACGAGTGCTTAAAAAGTCAGGATTAACTGGAAATGATATAGACATGATTGTATTTTCCACTCAGGTTCCTGAATATACAGTGCCAACCAATGCAATGTTTGTCCATCATGCAATTGAGGCACAAAAAGGTACCGTGATTTATGACTTGAATGCGAACTGTGCAGGAATGACAATCGCAGTAGAACAAGCATCTCGATACATGCTGTCTAGTCCCCATGTAAAAAGAGCATTAGTAGTTGGCTCAGATTATCTTTCTTTACTTGGTAACCCTGATGACGCTATGACACTTGCAAACTTTGGTGATGCTGCTTCTGCTATTATTTTAGAAAAAACAGAAGAAGAGAATACTGGTTTCATTGATGGGATGTTTGAAGTAGATTCGACTAATCGCAATAACATCTTATATCCTGAAAAAGGGTTGTCTAAATCACTCAAAGATGGTGAGAATTCGGACCATATGTTATGGCACCCATTTGATGGTACGATGTCACTACCGTATGTCTATGAGCAATTTGAAGAAATTCTAAACCGGAATAACTTAACGATTGATGATGTCGATAGCTTCTGTCTATCTCAATTCGCTCTAGTCAACATTGAAAGAATGCAAGAACGATTTAACATCCCCAATGAAAAAATCGTTTATGTTGGAGATAAGTATGGTTACACAGGGACAAGCAGTCCTTTCATTTCACTTTACGAAGGAATTGAATCTGGTCGAATTAAACGAGGAGATTTAGTATTATTTTGGACCATTGGCGGCGGGCATGAATTCGTAACGATGTTATTTAGGTACTAA